The region TTTTATGTGACAATATATGTGCCAACTCAGTGCAAGGGACTTAGAAAACCTACAGATTTCCCCTATCCTCCCCaaattgtaatgatttttttttttagtccagaTGTATTACCCAGGCCCAGCTACAATTTCATTAAACTAAGAAAAGCTGTAATTTCCAGAACTTATGGTGTATTTGTTCTGTTGGGAGTATGGTTCCCAATGTTAAGTTCCTACATTGAAATGAAACCGTTTAGCTCTCTGAACTTCTatgggagagggaggcagaagataGGGTTGGAAATGGGTGTTATATTGACCATGCTGGAGTGACATCTGGAGCTCTTGACATAATTGAACGTTCTGAAGGATATCTTAATTAACAAGGTGGGGGATAGGAGACGACAAAACCCTTGCTTGAGAGTCAGGAATAATTCACCTCTGAAATGGGGGGCAAGACCATTCATCTACTgtgagaagaggggagagaggagagataaGCCGGAGgagcatgatttttttaaaattaaccatGAGGAAGACTAGGAAAAAATGGCTCTATAAAAGAACAGTTGTGCACGGTGTCTGCTGGTTCAGTTGAATCAGAGATTTATAACAGTGCTGCCATTTGGCTGATGTAGGAGATTTTCTCCAGTAATGATCAGATGGGGTGTGGAAGTAGAGAAAGCAGACAGCTGGGCTACTCCCAGGCTGGGTGTGTGTAGAGTAGATGCCACAAAAAGGAACAGAGGTGACAAAAGTAGAGGGTGCAGGCAATACTGTGACTGAAAAGATACATGGAGAAGTTGGCTAGGGAAGGAATGCCACAGGGAATGATCAGGGACTGGAATTCCAAGTTCAAGGAAATAGAACAGATTAAGACATGAGATAGTATAAGGTTGTATATGAGGATTTCAAATTTCAGTAGAGTAGTTCTACAGCAAAAAGTCTAAGTAGCAACCATGGGAAAGAAGCACTAAGAattaaaatcaagtaaaaaattttgaaaattgaacaccaataaaaaataaatttattattaaaaaaaaagtaaaaaattttgaGGTGATAGTGGTACTAAGGACAggtcatttgttcatttttatgtagCTGTTaccagtataattttttttaagttggaacaggggcacctcagtggctcaatggtggagtgtctgcctttggctcaggtcatggtcctaggggtcctggcatcaagtcatgaatcaggctccccatggggagcctgcttttccctctgcctctcatgaataaataaaatcttaaaaaaaaaaaaaaagaattggaacagagtacataaattttcaataaatgtagTGAAGGTCCACTAGTACAGAAAACTGCAAAGGATCCACAAAGATGTCATGAATCTCACACAAGTAGCTCTGCCCGTGTGAGGAAGTGCAATGACCTGGAAAATGCCAAGACCACAACGGCCTCTGTTGTGGACAGTGGgaaaggacaagcaggctctacTTACAAGGGCTGTAGAGGTTGAGAGGTCTGGAGAACGTAGTCTTTAGCAAGAAAAGTCTGAGTTCTGTGAAGAGCCCAACAGATAACCAATTTATATGGAGCTTTAGAAGACAGTATAAAAAGGCAAGTCAGTTTATGTGATACTACTCCATAATGCCTGTGTGACCTTTGACAGCAACAACCCCTCTGAGCCTGTTTACTTTgatataaaaaaagagacagtAATTGTCCCATACACCTTATAAGGCAGTGGAGATAAACTGAGAAGTGAATAAACTCTATAAAGCAATCTCAGTTATAGGGCTAGAATTTGGCCAAAATGTcatgtgaaaaaaatgtatttggattGGCAGATTATAGCAACATGTGTAAGGATTCTATGACACCTATGTGTTTTAATCCACATTGAGTGCGAAGCTAACTTAAACCAagggagaataaaataagaagtcAAGGGTGCCAAAAGTCCTAGGGATCATCAGAGctaattgagaaaagaaaataaagaacactaGATATGACAATTCAGTTACTTCTTTAGAAGAATTTGATGtggttataaaatgaaaaatattccagtgCTTACCAGTTGAGTGCTTTCTGAGATATCAATGCTCTTATAGCCATTTATGGCTAAAATTTAGCCATGTGTCAAGGGCTTAATTGCCAAATGTGattagtggctactgtattggacagcacAAGTATAATCCATCATCACAGATTTTTCTAGGCAAAATCTAGAGTGTAGGTGGCACTTGGAAGAAACACTCCTTAAAAAACACATCTGACTCATTTGTGATAGCACCAACCCACCTATAATGGAGCAGTAGGAATGAAGATGTGttagagctttttttcttttgggcagcccgggtggcttagtggtttagcgccgccttcagcccagggtgtgatcctgcagtcccgggatcaagtcccacgtccggcttcctgcatggggcctgcttttccctgtttctgcctctttctgggtctctcatgaataaataagtaaaatcttttaaaaaaaagagtgtttttgtcttcttttttcctgaGAGCGTATACACCTCAAAGCTGGGAATTTCACTTTTGAATTAACTGTAGGAGCACTTAATGTTGTTATAAGTAATGCACCGGGGGCACTTAGTGAGTACAACTGGACTGGAACACAGCAGGTACTTAGTAATTATCTCTGCCAACACAGGCTTTAGTTAACGTAGGAGGCAGAGAAGTAAATCAATATCTTCCTGGTCTCCATATCTTCCCATGATCATCTACAATTCTTAGAAGGTAAATCGCTATACTGTCTCTGAATACCACTATCTTCTGCAGTTACCAAGTTCTCTGTTACAAAGGCTTTTCCCTGAATTACAACAGGTTTCCTGATTTCTTTGCTTACTTACAGTTCTCCAATGATTGAAAATAAGATTCACCAATTACAAACTGCTTTGTCAAGCCTTCACAAGCCACCTATTACCCTCATTACCTTTGGAAGCACTGACAAGGCCTCTTCCAGTCTCCTTATTGTCCCAGGGTTGGCTCTCATCACCACCAGATTTCTTTCACTGAGAATCTCATCATCTCCATTAAAATTTCCAGGGCCTACTCTAAATCTTATGGCATGGACCATGTATGAAATAACTTGGTATATAAATCATACAGTTATATACCacaaaactaggaatagaagcaCGTTATTCTATCTATATTTGGCATAAACACTCCACTCCTCATTCTGGCCAATAGAAATTCTAAAGATCAATGACTGAAGTGTTGTTCTAATTCGCACTGTCCTAGAGGACTAAGTAAACAATCAAGTACTATGGCTAGTAACACTGCTCCACCAGTGCTTAGGATCCTTGTACTCAAAATTTTGGCAGTCATTAAATCAAGCACATTAGAAAAATCATGATCTgtgactttgtttttaattatcttaaaCCTTATCACATAATTTACAAATTTGTGCTGATGACGGATCTCCTCTATTTTAACCTTTCTAAGGAGTTGGCAAAAGCACCATTACCAATCATACATACACGGTTAATTCCACATTTGTGTCACTGAATAGCTGTTTAGAAGACAATCCTGAATAATAACCTAGTCTTAGTCAAGAATTCACAAGCCAAGTGTGCTGCTGTATCTCCTCACACTAAATTTTAAAAGCGTCTGACCTTACAGGTGTATAAAACCTAagtgttaaaattttaatattatgcaCAAACCACACTAAAATGCCTTTCAATTAGCAAAAGGCAACATTTTAGAtgcaaagaattttaattaaattggcATAGTTAAGACCAAAAAGATAAAGTGGACACTGCCAGCTTATCTTCAGCCATTGCCTTTAACAGGCTAGGGAACACAACTTGAAACACAGCTGAGTCTTGCTGTTCTGAGAGAGTGAAGGGATTTCCtcagtatttaaatatattaatataaccaGTTATATAAATCTCAATATAAAACCAATCTATAAATTTAGAGGTGGCATTTACCATCTCTGTGAAAAGCTAAACATCTCTAATCAATTCCAATCATATTTTTTAGAAGGGGAAAACAGTGAGAGCACTTGCTGAACCAGAATTACTATCAAAGTTCAAAAAACTGATCATATTCATTTAACCACAAGCCAATCTTATTTAAATCAGGACTGTCCAAGAGAAACCTTCTATCAGCCACTCATGATCTGAATTCTGGTCAATGAGATCAATTTAAATATggtacacataaaaaaaaaaagtcatgagacatttttgttttgtaataaataaGGCGATAGCCAACTATTACTCCTTAGTAGCTTTTTTGAGATAAGCTATTAAGTCTGCTCTTTCCCCTGTCTTCTTAATGCCAGCGAAGATCATTTTTGTTCCAGGGATGTACTTCTTGGGATTCTCCAAATACTCCATCAGGGTCTCCTCTCCCCAGGTGATGCCTAAACAAGGAGGGACGTATTGTTAAGTATCTTACACTTCTGATAAATGGCTTATCATAAAGGGCCTATCATTGGTTATATTCATGAAATTGTGCTTATGTTATTTAATAACCGATCCCCCACACCTCCCAGACCCTTACCTTTGTTCTTGTTGGCATCCGTGTAAGAAAATCCAGGGGCCTGACCGGTCTTCCGCCCAAATAAACCGTGGAGGTTTGGCCCAGTCTTGTGCTTGCCTCCCTTTTCCACAGTATGGCACTGCGCACACTTCTGAACAAAAATCTTCTTGCCCTTCTCAACATCACCCATTTTTCaatctaaaaatgaaagactCCATTACTTTTTTTCTCGGAGTAAAAATCCAGTGAAAACCAACCAGTGGTCGCTCCAGGGACTGAATTACTAACACACTGCAAATCTAGAGTATTAATCACCAGGGCGAAATCTAGTTTTACTTAGTGTGCTTGCGACAGGCTCTCTAGCTACCAAAACCACTAGCTGGAACAACTTCCTTAAATACACATCTATGTGTATTCGAGGGATAGAACTAAAGCCCAAGTAAGCAAAGTGGGAACCTAGTTCAAAAACGGTTTCAAAAGTTTGAGGTCAAGGTCACAGAAAGTCACAAATCTGAGTCAAGTCGAAAACCATGATTACACTAAACCAAAACTACCAAACTACCAAACCTTTCAGCTTTTAAGAAAGCCTATTTAATCAGACTGCAATGTGAAGCCACCTCTGATAAGTCAAAATACAAGTCCTGTGGTTGCTAACAGCCTGCTCAGGCCGGTATAAACGTCCTTGCTGTGCGGGTGGGAGGTCTCCCATCCGCCCTCCAGCTCTGGGCTCTCTGGAGACGCCCACGAGGTCACCCAATCAGGCTTTCAAGGAGACTGATGACACCTGCCTTCCCGGGACGCCTAGGCAGGTTAAGGGGGGAAAAGCGACAAGTGACTCGGAAGGAAAAGGGCTCGTTTTTGCAGGAGCGGTGGTTCCTGCCGCCTCTGCAGGAGGCCGAGGCGCTGCGCACAGCCCCCCACATTCCCGCCCTCATCCCGGGAAGTCTGTCACTTCCACAGCCCCGGGCCCCGGCTACGAGACCCCCGGGCCTCGGTCTGGGTTGGATCAGCATCCAAGCGGCTTCCGGGCTTTAAGGGCCCCGATCGAGCCCACTCCCCGTCCTAGCCGGCGTTCCGCCCCCTTCCGCCCCATCTCCAGCCGCAGCCCACCGGCTTCGGGCCGGCCCCAGGCGGGGGGGGTCAGCCCGGGCCTTCCGGCCCCAGGTGCGCCCCACTCGCCGAACCCGGGCGCCGGCCTCGGCCAGGGCGCGCACCCCTCGACACAGTCGCGCGTCCCCGTGCTTCGGCTTCCCGCCCGCCGCGGCCTCCGCGCCCGGCGCTCACCGCCTTTCTGTCGCGCGCGCGAAACGAAGAAGCCCGCTCGCAAGCCGGACGTCCCGCTCTCTAAGTCCAAGGACACGCCGGTCCGCACCTAAGTACCGGTGTCGGTGCAACCGAACTCGATCCGGCCCTTCGCCGCCCGCCCTGCGGCTGCGCGGCCTGCTACGCAGTGACGTCACCGCGCCTCATTGGCTTCAGGCTCCAGGGCCTGCGTTAACGACCGGCGCGGAGGCCGGCCAGCAGGGTAGGGTGTGCCGCGCGGGTGCCCTTCTGCTCTCCCGCCGGCAGTTACGACAGGCCCCTGGATGTACGACAACGAGGCGGTGCCGGGAAGGGCTGACGTCACCGTCCTGCCTTTCTGCGCATGCGTATGCCCAAGGGGAGGGTGGAGCGGAGTCGCGTGGTGGATGGAGGGCGTTACTGTGCTAAGGTAACTGCTCTTGGGCTCGTTGACGTAATGCGCTTGGAGGGGGGGGTGGCGTTTTGCCTGCCCGGAGGGGAACGCCCCAACTCTGACGCACGTAGAGGTCTCCTGGCTGCTGTCCGTGCGGCTGGCGGCCTTTCCGCAGTCTCTGTCCTGCTTTCGAGGCTGCCGCCAGCCGCGCCCCAAAGCATCGCCTGGAACCCGGAGTTGTGAGAGTTGGACCTGAGCTCCCGACGTACTGTTTCGCCTTCACTCTGCTACTTTGACATCCCCCCCTTGACAGACACCCCGGGTCTGCAGCAGGGAAGCTGGATCGTAGCTCTGGCCCCGCACCTGCCGGCTTTTCCGCCGACACCCGTCTCTCCCTCGCGTGTCTGTGCGGAACGAGGAGGATGTGCAGGCGCTAGCGAGGAGCCTTGTCAAGTGGCTAGAGCATTGTTGGAAATCTAGAGAGGATTTGCATCTCCTCTAACCTGGGCTGAATGACCGGTTCAAGTGAGATGTAATGCGGTTGGGGTCATATGACAAAGGCAGGTTTGATAACCACAGCTTCCGGGGATCATCCTTTCCCTCCAGAACTAGCTCTCCTTCCAGACGTGCTCAGTTCTGTCcctggcaaatattttttctggacTCCCTTGCCCCCGCTTAATTCAGCCCCCGAGTTGTGAATGGg is a window of Vulpes vulpes isolate BD-2025 chromosome 7, VulVul3, whole genome shotgun sequence DNA encoding:
- the CYCS gene encoding cytochrome c, encoding MGDVEKGKKIFVQKCAQCHTVEKGGKHKTGPNLHGLFGRKTGQAPGFSYTDANKNKGITWGEETLMEYLENPKKYIPGTKMIFAGIKKTGERADLIAYLKKATKE